One genomic window of bacterium Scap17 includes the following:
- a CDS encoding DUF2780 domain-containing protein: MHPLIERVTGSLGLSPEIAEQAVGMVLKFVREQGPDGPAASLLGAIPGAEGLIGSASEEAAESGGGGLMGGLMGAVSAFTGGSGGGALELGQKLMGLDLDMNQARGVADETLNYAREEAGDGVVDQVLEGIPGLKQLLG, encoded by the coding sequence ATGCATCCTCTTATCGAACGCGTCACTGGCTCCCTCGGGCTGTCACCGGAAATCGCCGAGCAGGCGGTCGGCATGGTTCTCAAGTTCGTGCGTGAGCAGGGGCCGGATGGCCCGGCCGCCTCACTGCTGGGCGCCATTCCGGGGGCCGAAGGCCTGATCGGCAGCGCAAGCGAGGAAGCCGCCGAGTCAGGTGGCGGTGGCCTCATGGGCGGCCTGATGGGCGCCGTCAGCGCCTTCACCGGCGGCAGCGGTGGCGGTGCGCTGGAACTGGGCCAGAAGCTGATGGGGCTGGACCTCGACATGAACCAGGCGCGTGGCGTGGCCGACGAGACGCTCAACTATGCCCGCGAGGAAGCCGGCGATGGCGTGGTCGACCAGGTACTTGAAGGCATTCCCGGTCTCAAGCAGTTGCTCGGTTGA
- a CDS encoding HU family DNA-binding protein: MRKPELAAAIAERADLSKDKASQVLNVILDEITHTVAKGNDVSLIGFGSFTVRQRAARTGKNPQTGKPLTIPASKTVAFKPGKSLKDAVTK, from the coding sequence ATGCGCAAGCCAGAACTCGCTGCGGCCATCGCCGAGCGTGCGGATCTATCCAAGGACAAGGCCAGTCAGGTACTGAACGTGATTCTCGACGAGATCACTCATACCGTGGCCAAAGGCAATGACGTCTCACTGATCGGTTTCGGGTCATTCACCGTGCGCCAGCGTGCGGCGCGTACCGGCAAGAACCCCCAGACAGGCAAGCCGCTGACCATCCCGGCCAGCAAGACCGTTGCCTTCAAACCCGGCAAGTCGTTGAAGGACGCCGTGACCAAGTAA
- a CDS encoding FAD-dependent oxidoreductase, whose product MRDPRTLVIIGTGMAGIGLARALRARDKDSRLILISQDSGHDYAKPMLSTAFAKKMSATDLSRQAPVALADELNAELRTHQRVTAIDGDARRLWLGEECLAYDELVLALGAAPRRPFPVAAEVASRVQSINDLDDYAAFCATLAKARERGEDGHVVIVGAGLVGCEYANDLTAAGHCVTLVAPEETPLDGLLPQALGQRLGAALDGLGVTRRQGEMVETIAASSGEEAERQAAPVEVRLQSGRRLTGSVVLLATGLAPRIRLAQAAGLSAGGDGIRVDRHLATSQPHIWALGDCASVEGVNAMYVQPLQMAARTLAANLCGEPSVLDWKAWPVLVKTPALPVVAYPPRSAVARWQITGEGDDLEARALDMNERLIGYALTGAAVRRKVELARQAPPLLG is encoded by the coding sequence ATGCGCGACCCTCGCACCCTTGTCATCATTGGTACCGGCATGGCGGGCATTGGTCTGGCGCGCGCGCTGCGTGCGCGTGACAAGGACAGCCGGCTGATCCTCATCAGCCAGGACAGCGGCCACGATTACGCCAAGCCGATGCTGTCCACCGCCTTCGCCAAGAAGATGTCGGCCACCGACCTGTCGCGTCAGGCGCCGGTGGCGCTGGCAGACGAGCTGAATGCCGAGCTGCGTACCCATCAACGCGTCACTGCCATCGACGGTGATGCCCGCCGGCTCTGGCTGGGCGAGGAGTGTTTGGCCTATGACGAGCTGGTGCTGGCACTCGGCGCGGCGCCGCGTCGCCCCTTCCCCGTCGCCGCGGAAGTGGCCTCACGCGTGCAGAGCATCAATGACCTCGACGACTATGCGGCCTTCTGCGCGACGCTGGCGAAGGCCCGCGAGCGCGGAGAAGACGGGCATGTGGTGATTGTCGGTGCCGGATTGGTCGGCTGTGAATACGCCAATGATCTGACGGCCGCCGGCCACTGCGTCACCTTGGTCGCGCCGGAGGAAACTCCGCTGGATGGATTGCTGCCGCAAGCACTGGGGCAGCGTCTGGGCGCGGCGCTGGATGGGCTCGGTGTGACGCGTCGCCAGGGCGAGATGGTCGAGACCATCGCCGCCAGCTCAGGCGAGGAGGCCGAGCGCCAGGCCGCGCCGGTCGAGGTGCGCCTGCAGAGCGGTCGTCGCCTGACGGGCTCCGTGGTTCTGCTGGCGACCGGCCTGGCGCCGCGCATTCGTCTGGCGCAGGCCGCGGGTCTGAGTGCCGGCGGCGATGGCATCCGTGTCGACCGCCACCTGGCCACCTCACAGCCGCATATCTGGGCGCTTGGCGATTGCGCCAGTGTCGAGGGCGTCAATGCCATGTATGTCCAGCCGCTGCAGATGGCCGCGCGCACCCTGGCGGCCAACCTGTGTGGCGAGCCGAGCGTGCTCGACTGGAAGGCGTGGCCGGTGCTGGTCAAGACACCGGCCTTGCCGGTGGTGGCCTATCCGCCGCGTTCGGCCGTGGCGCGCTGGCAAATCACCGGTGAAGGCGATGATCTCGAAGCGCGTGCACTGGATATGAACGAACGCTTGATTGGATATGCGTTGACAGGCGCCGCCGTTCGCAGGAAAGTCGAGCTAGCGCGGCAGGCGCCGCCGTTGCTAGGCTAG
- a CDS encoding chorismate lyase — protein MLDSPFRHPDREFTVVRCPAGEPHRAALTPQTSTCEAPHSSAENPYQPAPRWPSPTRAAPAASAAVRRHWQPAAALQGVMPAGWWAWLSSTDSLTQRLAGAMQQQDERDGQPIQGLRVRLLLQDTGPARLDEARLLGIGPRRHVWRREVALCHGDTPWVIARSLAALDLAHGHRLSTLGERSLGHWLFRQPDLIRSAIDVSRAPLVLSSSRPLARTTSLWMRRSMFSHGRFKVLVQEGFTPAFQHALQLA, from the coding sequence ATGCTAGACTCGCCATTTCGTCATCCTGACAGGGAATTCACCGTGGTCCGATGCCCAGCAGGCGAGCCTCACCGCGCAGCGCTCACGCCACAGACCTCCACCTGTGAGGCGCCTCATTCGTCAGCCGAGAACCCGTACCAGCCTGCGCCTCGCTGGCCTTCGCCCACGCGCGCCGCACCCGCTGCTTCGGCGGCGGTGCGCCGTCATTGGCAGCCGGCTGCCGCGCTGCAGGGTGTCATGCCGGCCGGCTGGTGGGCGTGGCTCTCCTCGACGGACTCGCTGACCCAGCGTCTTGCCGGCGCCATGCAGCAGCAGGATGAACGCGATGGCCAGCCAATCCAGGGCCTGCGCGTGCGCCTGCTGCTGCAGGACACCGGCCCCGCACGGCTGGATGAGGCACGCCTGCTGGGCATCGGCCCACGCCGGCATGTCTGGCGACGCGAAGTGGCGCTCTGTCATGGCGATACGCCATGGGTGATCGCACGCTCTCTGGCGGCGCTGGACCTGGCCCACGGTCATCGCCTCTCGACGCTGGGCGAGCGCTCGCTGGGCCATTGGCTGTTTCGCCAGCCCGACCTGATACGCAGCGCCATCGATGTCAGCCGCGCCCCGCTGGTGCTTTCAAGCTCCAGGCCGCTGGCCCGCACCACCAGCCTGTGGATGCGCCGCTCGATGTTCTCGCATGGTCGCTTCAAGGTGCTGGTGCAGGAGGGCTTCACGCCAGCCTTCCAGCACGCGCTGCAACTGGCCTGA
- a CDS encoding 4-hydroxybenzoate octaprenyltransferase, with protein sequence MTASSTSAASRPSRLADYLALTRLDRPIGTWLLMWPTLWALWLAADGIPERTTLLIFIAGVYLMRAAGCVINDYADRHWDKHVERTRDRPLTSGRISEREALTLFGGLVAAAFVLVCFTNLTTVLLSIVAVLLAASYPFMKRFHHLPQVVLGAAFGWAIPMAFAATLEEVPTYGWWLFAANLMWTVAYDTAYAMVDRNDDLKVGIKSTAVLFGRADKLMIGLLQLGMLAVLIGIGLHLALGIFYWLGLAAAAVTFVWQQRLIRERERAPCFQAFLNNHWTGLLIFAGIALATWPMS encoded by the coding sequence ATGACCGCGTCATCCACTTCCGCCGCTTCGCGTCCTTCCAGACTGGCCGACTACCTCGCCCTGACACGGCTGGACCGCCCCATCGGCACCTGGCTACTGATGTGGCCGACCCTGTGGGCACTGTGGCTGGCGGCAGATGGCATCCCCGAGCGCACGACCCTGCTGATCTTCATCGCCGGGGTCTACCTGATGCGCGCCGCCGGCTGCGTCATCAACGACTACGCCGATCGCCATTGGGACAAGCATGTCGAGCGTACGCGAGACCGGCCGCTGACTTCGGGCCGTATCTCGGAGCGCGAGGCACTGACGCTGTTCGGGGGGCTGGTCGCGGCCGCCTTCGTGCTGGTGTGCTTCACCAACCTGACCACGGTGCTGCTGTCGATCGTCGCCGTGCTGCTGGCGGCCAGCTACCCGTTCATGAAGCGCTTCCATCATCTGCCTCAGGTAGTGCTGGGCGCCGCCTTCGGCTGGGCGATTCCGATGGCCTTCGCCGCGACACTGGAAGAAGTGCCGACCTACGGCTGGTGGCTGTTCGCGGCCAACCTGATGTGGACGGTGGCCTACGACACCGCCTATGCGATGGTCGATCGCAACGACGACCTCAAGGTGGGCATCAAGTCCACCGCCGTGCTGTTCGGGCGGGCCGACAAGCTGATGATCGGCCTTCTGCAGCTGGGCATGCTGGCGGTATTGATCGGCATCGGACTGCACCTGGCGCTGGGCATCTTCTACTGGCTGGGGCTGGCTGCCGCCGCCGTCACCTTCGTCTGGCAGCAACGTCTGATCCGTGAGCGTGAGCGTGCGCCCTGCTTCCAGGCGTTCCTCAACAATCATTGGACGGGGCTGCTGATCTTCGCCGGTATCGCCCTGGCGACCTGGCCGATGAGCTGA
- the phoB gene encoding phosphate regulon transcriptional regulatory protein PhoB produces MSSKTVLIVDDESSIREMIAVALEMADYRVLEADNAQDAHAIVVDEKPDLLLLDWMMPGTSGLELARRLKRDETTSELPIILLTAKGEEDNKIQGLEAGADDYITKPFSPRELVARLKAVLRRTTPKGVEEAVEVEGLMLDPASHRVTAHGNSLDVGPTEYRLLQFFMTHQERAYTRSQLLDQVWGGNVYVEERTVDVHIRRLRKALGTGHQHLIQTVRGTGYRFSAQA; encoded by the coding sequence ATGAGCTCCAAGACCGTACTGATTGTCGACGATGAATCCTCGATTCGCGAGATGATCGCCGTTGCCCTCGAAATGGCGGATTACCGCGTGCTGGAGGCAGACAATGCCCAGGACGCCCACGCCATCGTCGTCGATGAAAAGCCCGATCTGCTGTTGCTGGACTGGATGATGCCGGGCACCAGTGGCCTGGAGCTCGCGCGGCGTCTCAAGCGTGACGAGACCACCTCGGAGCTGCCGATCATCCTGTTGACCGCCAAGGGCGAGGAAGACAACAAGATTCAAGGCCTGGAAGCCGGCGCCGACGACTACATCACCAAGCCCTTCTCGCCGCGCGAGCTGGTCGCCCGTCTCAAGGCCGTACTGCGTCGCACCACTCCCAAGGGGGTCGAGGAGGCGGTAGAAGTCGAGGGCCTGATGCTCGACCCGGCCAGCCACCGCGTCACCGCCCACGGCAACTCGCTGGATGTCGGCCCGACCGAATATCGCCTGCTGCAGTTCTTCATGACGCATCAGGAGCGTGCCTACACGCGCAGCCAGCTGCTCGATCAGGTATGGGGCGGCAACGTCTATGTCGAGGAGCGCACCGTGGACGTGCACATCCGTCGCCTGCGCAAGGCGCTGGGCACAGGCCATCAGCATCTGATCCAGACCGTCCGCGGCACCGGTTACCGCTTCAGCGCCCAGGCCTGA
- the phoR gene encoding phosphate regulon sensor histidine kinase PhoR, with the protein MRYWTNELWRLGYLAGGFGLIGGLLGHLGWGLALGLSLYLFVHLKHLKSLYTWLITNPHEEPPPGDGVWGDLLDRLYRYQKGQRQTQERLRSILNRIQESSEAMRDGLVMLDNHGDMEWWNSAAEQLVGLKASHDRGQHITNYLRDPVFIDYFNRLAYREPLTLQSPLSDNLTLQISITLFGDNERLVMLRDVTRLYRLEEMRRDFVANVSHELRTPLTVLAGYLETYSDYADDLPPRWQRGLGQMKSQTDRMQHLVEDLLTLSRLETDELSDNGRCIDMGALLGHIRDDAEGLSQGRHTFSIEADASLSLRGEEQELRSAISNLVFNAVRYTPEDCHITLRWKADEQGLLVEVEDDGDGIDPVHLPRLTERFYRIDKGRSTATGGTGLGLAIVKHVLIRHQGHLEIDSHPGEGARFRCHFPDERACQASAPQASSALAQ; encoded by the coding sequence ATGCGCTATTGGACCAACGAGCTATGGCGCCTCGGCTACCTTGCCGGTGGCTTCGGCCTGATCGGTGGCCTGCTGGGCCATCTGGGCTGGGGCCTGGCACTGGGCCTTTCGCTGTATCTGTTCGTCCATCTCAAGCACTTGAAGAGCCTCTATACCTGGCTGATCACCAATCCCCATGAAGAGCCACCACCCGGCGATGGCGTGTGGGGAGACCTGCTCGATCGTCTCTACCGCTATCAGAAGGGCCAGCGCCAGACTCAGGAGCGACTGCGCAGCATCCTCAACCGTATCCAGGAATCCTCCGAGGCCATGCGCGACGGCCTGGTGATGCTGGACAACCACGGTGACATGGAATGGTGGAACAGCGCTGCCGAGCAGCTGGTCGGTCTCAAGGCCAGCCACGACCGCGGCCAGCACATCACCAACTATCTGCGTGACCCCGTCTTCATCGATTACTTCAATCGGCTGGCCTACCGCGAGCCGCTGACGCTGCAGTCGCCGCTGTCTGACAACCTGACGCTGCAGATATCCATCACCCTGTTCGGTGACAACGAGCGTCTGGTCATGCTGCGTGACGTCACCCGCCTCTATCGCCTGGAAGAGATGCGCCGCGACTTCGTGGCCAATGTCTCCCATGAGCTGCGCACGCCGCTGACGGTGCTGGCCGGCTATCTCGAGACCTACTCCGATTACGCCGATGACCTGCCACCGCGCTGGCAGCGTGGGCTGGGCCAGATGAAGAGCCAGACCGACCGCATGCAGCACTTGGTCGAAGACCTGCTGACCCTGTCACGCCTGGAAACCGACGAGTTGTCCGACAATGGTCGCTGCATCGACATGGGTGCCCTGCTCGGCCATATCCGCGACGACGCCGAAGGCCTGTCCCAGGGACGTCACACCTTCTCCATCGAGGCCGATGCCAGCCTGTCTCTGCGCGGTGAGGAGCAGGAACTGCGCAGCGCGATCTCGAATCTGGTCTTCAATGCAGTGCGCTACACTCCCGAAGACTGCCATATCACCCTGCGCTGGAAGGCGGATGAACAGGGCCTGCTGGTCGAGGTGGAAGATGACGGGGACGGCATCGACCCGGTCCACCTGCCGCGCCTGACCGAGCGTTTCTACCGCATCGACAAGGGCCGCAGCACCGCCACGGGAGGCACCGGTCTGGGGCTTGCCATCGTCAAGCATGTGCTGATTCGCCATCAGGGCCATCTGGAGATCGACAGCCACCCCGGCGAGGGTGCGCGCTTCCGCTGTCACTTCCCCGACGAGCGCGCCTGTCAGGCGAGCGCTCCCCAGGCCAGCAGTGCGCTAGCCCAGTGA
- the cysZ gene encoding sulfate transporter CysZ, whose product MIDAVSALVRGTRMVYTPGLRRFVFVPLAINLVLYSITLWVLFNQFGGWIDYWMLKVPAWLDWLSWLIWPLLVVSLLLVVFFSFSLVTNLIAAPFYGILAEKVEHRLDGTLIDDDRGLVKIGVDSLEREMAKLAYFIPRMIALFIIGFIPGLNLLSPLLWGLFSAWSMSIQYLDYPMDNHQVSFGDMKQRLKARWWPSLTFGAAVFVMTLVPLANLLFIPGAVAGAVLMWQSHYRQLPAPRR is encoded by the coding sequence ATGATTGATGCCGTATCGGCGCTGGTCCGCGGGACCCGCATGGTCTATACCCCCGGGCTGCGCCGCTTCGTATTCGTACCGCTGGCGATCAACCTGGTGCTCTACAGCATCACGCTGTGGGTATTGTTCAACCAGTTCGGTGGCTGGATCGATTACTGGATGCTCAAGGTACCGGCGTGGCTGGACTGGCTCAGCTGGTTGATCTGGCCGCTGCTGGTGGTGAGTCTGTTGCTGGTGGTGTTCTTCTCCTTCAGCCTGGTGACCAACCTGATCGCCGCGCCCTTCTACGGCATTCTGGCCGAGAAGGTCGAGCATCGCCTGGATGGCACCCTGATCGATGATGACCGTGGGCTGGTGAAGATTGGTGTCGACTCGCTGGAGCGTGAAATGGCCAAGCTGGCCTATTTCATCCCGCGCATGATCGCGCTGTTCATCATCGGCTTCATCCCGGGCCTGAACCTGCTCTCGCCGCTGTTGTGGGGGCTGTTCTCGGCCTGGAGCATGTCGATCCAGTATCTCGACTACCCGATGGACAACCATCAGGTCAGCTTCGGTGACATGAAGCAGCGCCTCAAGGCGCGCTGGTGGCCCTCACTGACCTTCGGCGCCGCGGTGTTCGTCATGACGCTGGTGCCGCTGGCCAATCTGCTGTTCATCCCGGGCGCTGTCGCCGGGGCGGTACTGATGTGGCAGAGCCACTACCGTCAGTTGCCGGCGCCGCGTCGTTAA
- the phoU gene encoding phosphate signaling complex protein PhoU, protein MDITSDSHGKHISEQFNHELDALKTHLLAMGGLVEKQLQDAVTALLEGDSETATRVRDNDKAVNDMQLKIDDECTRVLARRQPAASDLRLVLAVIRATSDLERIGDESSKIARNAISLVENGQSPRGMVEVRHLSQHVRSMVRDSLTAFARFDTDLALKVLREDASVDLEYQSAMRSLMTFMMEDARQITPVLNVMWILRALERIGDHADNLAEYVIFLVKGVDVRHTDTHELKPQDLDKQ, encoded by the coding sequence ATGGATATCACCAGCGATTCGCACGGCAAGCATATCTCAGAGCAGTTCAATCACGAGCTGGATGCACTGAAGACACACCTGCTGGCCATGGGCGGACTGGTAGAGAAGCAGCTGCAGGATGCCGTCACGGCATTGCTGGAAGGCGACAGTGAAACCGCCACGCGGGTGCGCGACAACGACAAGGCTGTCAACGACATGCAGCTCAAGATCGATGACGAGTGCACCCGGGTGCTGGCCCGCCGTCAGCCGGCGGCCTCCGACCTGCGCCTGGTGCTGGCCGTCATCCGCGCCACCTCCGATCTCGAGCGTATCGGTGATGAATCGAGCAAGATCGCACGCAACGCCATCTCGCTGGTCGAGAACGGCCAGAGCCCGCGCGGCATGGTCGAGGTGCGTCACCTCAGTCAGCACGTGCGCAGCATGGTGCGTGACTCTCTGACGGCCTTCGCGCGCTTCGATACCGACCTTGCCCTCAAGGTGCTGCGTGAAGATGCCTCGGTGGATCTGGAATATCAAAGTGCCATGCGTTCGTTGATGACCTTCATGATGGAAGACGCGCGCCAGATCACGCCGGTGCTCAACGTGATGTGGATTCTGCGTGCGCTGGAGCGTATCGGTGACCACGCCGACAACCTGGCCGAGTACGTCATCTTCCTGGTCAAGGGCGTGGATGTGCGTCATACCGATACCCACGAGCTGAAGCCGCAGGACCTGGACAAGCAGTGA
- the pstB gene encoding phosphate ABC transporter ATP-binding protein: MRRDSEQPKPQLFLQEAPARPAEDICLETRHLSLDYQARVGKENQTRRALEDVSLQIARKRVTAFIGPSGCGKSSLLRTFNRMTDLDEQSRLSGKVLLEGEDIHARGVDVPMLRRRIGMVFQTPNPFPMSVYENVAFGLRLVGENDKRHLDDKVESCLRSAALWEEVKDRLHDSALGLSGGQQQRLVIARTLAVEPEVLLLDEPASALDPISTLKIEELIRSLRSRLTLIIVTHNMQQAARVSDDTAFLHEGRLVEFAPTDQLFTNPRRRQTEDYITGRFG; this comes from the coding sequence ATGAGGCGTGACTCTGAACAGCCCAAGCCTCAGTTGTTTCTTCAGGAGGCGCCTGCGCGGCCGGCTGAGGACATCTGCCTGGAAACCCGCCACCTGAGCCTCGATTATCAGGCACGTGTCGGCAAGGAGAACCAGACGCGCCGCGCACTGGAGGACGTCAGCCTGCAGATCGCACGCAAGCGCGTGACGGCCTTCATCGGCCCTTCCGGCTGCGGCAAGTCGAGCCTGTTGCGTACCTTCAATCGCATGACCGATCTCGATGAACAGTCACGTCTTTCCGGCAAGGTACTGCTGGAGGGCGAGGACATCCATGCGCGCGGCGTGGACGTGCCGATGCTTCGCCGCCGGATCGGCATGGTCTTCCAGACACCCAACCCCTTTCCGATGTCGGTCTACGAGAACGTGGCTTTCGGGCTGCGGCTGGTCGGTGAGAATGACAAGCGCCACCTCGATGACAAGGTCGAATCCTGTCTGCGCTCCGCGGCGCTGTGGGAAGAAGTGAAGGACCGCCTGCACGACAGCGCGCTGGGGCTCTCGGGTGGCCAGCAACAGCGGTTGGTGATCGCGCGGACGTTGGCGGTCGAGCCGGAGGTGCTGCTGCTGGATGAACCGGCCTCGGCGCTGGACCCCATCTCGACGCTCAAGATCGAGGAGCTGATCCGTTCGCTGCGCTCGCGCCTGACGCTGATCATCGTCACGCACAACATGCAGCAGGCCGCGCGGGTCTCGGACGACACCGCCTTCCTGCATGAGGGCCGCCTGGTGGAATTCGCCCCGACCGACCAGCTGTTCACCAACCCGCGGCGCCGCCAGACGGAAGACTACATCACGGGGCGTTTCGGTTAG
- the pstA gene encoding phosphate ABC transporter permease PstA, producing MSRPDTNRASSSLLRPREPLVGRLQRYWRDGGPWGWLNAMAVSVSLVLVLGLLSLLVVGSFSHFWPSRLVEVELTAQPGQSPTALTTTRGEPAADNRHLLGELMHEEMRRVASGEGDDARQQWWLLQTSSRDGAAASWQWLPETLLDRMTFPRQALMLEMRDGRTLYGMPRALSDPMTGEMDHTPDVGDGPARPLSEDAEPLFARLKMIESERRQLQALRLDSEALSSRYQALQQSLASRRSATADGDAARTQEDAELEQEMQEELEELEEVRSAFIEREGQLSALRDALAGGQLLLGGNGGYEGRIALDDIRNAWQPNAMGFSGRLMMTFKRFRDFVAGAPTEGFGGLWPAIFGTVLMVVLMSIMVMPFGVMAALYLHEVAHQGRLTRLTRIALRNLAGVPSIVYGVFGLGFFVYGLGAGIDELFYSERLPTPTFGTGGILWASLTLALLTLPVVIVATEEGLARVPRRLREGALALGATRLETLKRVVIPAASPALMTGLILAVARAAGEVAPLMLVGVVKLAPDLPLDDSFPWLHLDRKFMHLGHQVYDLAFQSSDAFSSRPLVYATALVLVVVILCLNLSAIRLRHMLAQRYKGATE from the coding sequence ATGAGTCGCCCTGACACCAATCGTGCCAGCTCCTCCTTGCTGCGCCCGCGCGAGCCGCTGGTCGGGCGCCTGCAGCGCTACTGGCGTGACGGCGGCCCGTGGGGCTGGCTGAACGCCATGGCTGTCAGTGTCTCGCTGGTGCTGGTGCTGGGCCTGCTCAGCCTGCTGGTGGTGGGCTCCTTCAGTCACTTCTGGCCCTCCCGGCTGGTCGAGGTGGAGCTGACGGCGCAGCCGGGCCAGAGTCCCACGGCCCTGACCACCACGCGCGGAGAGCCGGCGGCCGACAATCGCCATCTGCTCGGCGAGCTGATGCACGAGGAGATGCGCCGTGTCGCCTCGGGCGAGGGGGACGACGCTCGCCAGCAATGGTGGTTGCTGCAGACATCTTCGCGTGACGGGGCCGCGGCCAGCTGGCAGTGGCTGCCGGAGACGCTGCTCGACAGGATGACCTTCCCCCGCCAGGCGCTGATGCTGGAAATGCGTGACGGTCGCACTCTCTACGGCATGCCACGGGCGCTGAGTGACCCGATGACAGGGGAGATGGACCACACGCCTGACGTCGGCGACGGACCTGCCCGGCCCTTGTCCGAGGACGCCGAGCCACTGTTTGCCCGCCTGAAGATGATCGAGAGCGAGCGCCGCCAGTTGCAGGCACTGCGCCTGGACAGTGAAGCCTTGAGCAGTCGCTACCAGGCGCTGCAGCAGTCTCTGGCATCCCGGCGCAGCGCCACTGCTGACGGTGACGCAGCGCGGACTCAAGAGGACGCTGAGCTCGAGCAGGAGATGCAGGAGGAGTTGGAGGAGTTGGAGGAGGTGCGCAGCGCCTTCATCGAGCGTGAAGGTCAGCTGAGTGCCCTGCGTGATGCCCTGGCGGGCGGACAGTTGCTGCTGGGCGGCAATGGCGGCTACGAAGGCCGCATCGCACTCGATGATATCCGCAATGCCTGGCAGCCCAATGCGATGGGCTTCAGCGGCCGGCTGATGATGACGTTCAAGCGTTTTCGTGACTTCGTGGCCGGCGCGCCCACCGAGGGCTTTGGCGGCCTCTGGCCCGCCATCTTCGGCACCGTGCTGATGGTGGTGCTGATGTCGATCATGGTGATGCCCTTCGGCGTGATGGCGGCGCTCTATCTGCACGAGGTGGCCCATCAGGGGCGCCTGACGCGCCTGACGCGCATCGCGCTGCGCAATCTGGCCGGGGTACCCTCCATCGTCTACGGCGTGTTCGGTCTCGGCTTCTTCGTCTATGGACTGGGCGCCGGAATCGATGAGCTGTTCTACTCCGAGCGACTGCCGACGCCGACCTTCGGGACCGGCGGCATTCTGTGGGCCTCGCTGACGCTGGCCCTGCTGACTTTGCCGGTGGTGATCGTCGCCACGGAAGAGGGGCTGGCGCGCGTGCCGCGTCGTCTGCGCGAAGGCGCGCTGGCGCTGGGAGCGACACGCCTGGAAACGCTCAAGCGCGTGGTGATTCCGGCCGCCTCGCCGGCGCTGATGACGGGGCTGATTCTGGCCGTGGCGCGTGCGGCGGGTGAAGTCGCGCCGCTGATGCTGGTCGGGGTGGTCAAGCTGGCCCCGGACCTGCCGCTGGATGACAGCTTCCCGTGGTTGCATCTGGACCGGAAATTCATGCATCTGGGGCATCAGGTCTATGATCTGGCCTTCCAGAGTAGCGACGCCTTCAGCAGTCGGCCACTGGTCTACGCGACCGCGCTGGTGCTGGTGGTCGTGATTCTATGCCTCAATCTGAGTGCCATTCGCCTGCGTCACATGCTGGCACAACGTTACAAGGGAGCCACCGAATGA